One window of Acipenser ruthenus chromosome 17, fAciRut3.2 maternal haplotype, whole genome shotgun sequence genomic DNA carries:
- the LOC117423614 gene encoding rhodopsin kinase grk7a, whose amino-acid sequence MCDMGGLDNLIANTAYLQARKSMDGDTKEMLKRRRSLSLPSPDQCAEMRQKICIEFESVCEQQPIGKRFFRQFTQTVPEYQTAVAFLDELNNWELAENTGRDNLRQNIATSFLKPDSKNFISYVSPELAEKCKNVTEKDFEEVMVLAKEETRKFLMGKPFQEFQSSLFFDKFMQWKVFERQPITEKYFYEFRILGKGGFGEVCAIQVKVSGQMYACKKMDKKRLKKKKGEKMALLEKKILEKVNSPFIVKLAYAYESKTHLCLVMSLMNGGDLKYHIYNIGERGIEMNRAIYYTAQITCGILHLHSINIVYRDMKPENVLLDDNGQCRLSDLGLAIEIKEGKQINQKAGTSGYMAPEILNEENYTHSVDWFALGCSIYEMIAGRTPFKDFKEKVNKDEVKRRCLEDEVKFEHANFDEPTKDICKQFLVKKVEERLGCRGANDDPRMHPWFKSIQFHRLEAGLVDPPFVPDPSVVYAKEIGDIADFSEIRGIEFDDKDKKFFKRFGTGAVSIPWQEEMIESGLFDELNNPNRKESKAMDADTGESKSGVCLLL is encoded by the exons ATGTGTGACATGGGAGGTCTGGACAATTTGATAGCCAACACGGCTTACTTGCAAGCCAGGAAAAGTATGGATGGTGACACCAAAGAAATGCTAAAGAGGCGCAGGAGCCTGTCCCTTCCCAGCCCCGATCAGTGTGCGGAAATGAGACAGAAGATCTGCATTGAGTTTGAAAGTGTCTGTGAGCAGCAGCCCATAGGGAAAAGGTTTTTCAGACAGTTCACGCAGACAGTCCCTGAGTATCAGACTGCTGTCGCCTTCCTGGATGAGCTGAATAACTGGGAACTGGCAGAGAATACCGGGAGAGACAACCTGCGCCAGAACATTGCCACCAGCTTCCTCAAACCGGACTCCAAGAACTTCATCTCTTACGTGAGCCCAGAGTTAGCTGAAAAGTGCAAAAATGTGACTGAAAAGGACTTTGAGGAGGTCATGGTGCTGGCCAAAGAGGAGACCAGGAAGTTTCTTATGGGCAAACCCTTCCAGGAATTCCAAAGCAGTCTCTTCTTTGACAAGTTCATGCAGTGGAAAGTATTCGAACGGCAGCCAATTACTGAGAAATATTTTTACGAGTTCAGGATTCTGGGGAAAGGAGGATTTGGAGAG GTCTGCGCTATCCAAGTCAAGGTTTCTGGACAGATGTACGCTTGCAAGAAAATGGACAAGaagagattaaaaaagaaaaaaggagagaAGATGGCCCTGCTGGAAAAGAAGATCTTGGAGAAAGTCAACAGCCCCTTCATTGTCAAACTTGCGTACGCTTACGAATCCAAAACCCATCTTTGTTTGGTGATGAGTCTCATGAACGGAGGCGATCTGAAATACCACATTTACAACATCGGGGAAAGAGGTATAGAAATGAACCGTGCCATCTATTACACAGCCCAAATAACGTGTGGCATCTTGCACCTGCATTCAATTAATATAGTCTACAGAGATATGAAGCCAGAAAATGTACTTTTGGATGACAATGGGCAATGCAGGTTATCTGATTTGGGTTTGGCAATTGAAATTAAAGAAGGAAAACAAATCAACCAGAAG GCTGGCACCAGTGGTTACATGGCTCCAGAAATCCTGAATGAAGAGAATTATACCCACTCCGTGGACTGGTTCGCCTTGGGCTGCAGTATCTATGAGATGATCGCCGGCCGGACCCCTTTCAAGGATTTCAAAGAGAAAGTGAATAAGGATGAAGTGAAGAGGAGGTGCCTTGAGGACGAGGTGAAGTTTGAGCATGCAAACTTCGATGAACCCACCAAAGATATCTGCAAGCAGTTCCTGGTCAAGAAGGTGGAGGAGCGGTTAGGTTGCAG AGGAGCAAATGATGACCCGAGGATGCACCCATGGTTTAAATCCATCCAATTTCATCGTTTGGAAGCTGGTCTTGTAGACCCACCCTTTGTGCCAGACCCCTCTGTTGTCTATGCAAAGGAGATCGGGGACATTGCAGATTTCTCTGAAATACGAGGCATCGAGTTTGATGACAAAGACAAAAAATTCTTCAAGAGGTTTGGCACAGGAGCGGTCTCTATCCCCTGGCAGGAGGAGATGATTGAATCAGGACTGTTTGATGAACTGAACAACCCCAACAGGAAAGAGTCCAAGGCGATGGATGCAGATACTGGGGAAAGCAAATCAGGCGTCTGCTTGCTTCTTTAA